The Streptomyces sp. NBC_00670 genome window below encodes:
- the proB gene encoding glutamate 5-kinase, translated as MSGKREAHVSAHRQDVHAARRIVVKVGSSSLTTAAGGLDADRVDALVDALAKHHGGGEKEVVLVSSGAIAAGLAPLGLRRRPRDLARQQAAASVGQGLLVARYTASFARYGIRVGQVLLTSDDTSRRAHHRNASRTLDKLLAMGALPVVNENDTVATDEIRFGDNDRLAALVAHLVHADLLVLLSDVDGVYDGDPGRPGTSRISQVRGPADLEGVEIGSAGRAGVGTGGMVTKVEAARIAAAAGIPVVLTSAVHAAEALAGGDTGTYFHPTGKRSADRLLWLQHASAPQGALILDDGAVRAVVEGRKSLLPAGIAGAEGDFTAGDPVELRDGTGRAVARGLVNFDAKEIPRLIGRSTRELARELGPAYEREVVHRDDLVLLEA; from the coding sequence ATGTCGGGAAAGCGAGAGGCGCACGTGTCAGCGCACAGGCAGGACGTCCACGCAGCACGCCGGATCGTCGTGAAGGTCGGCTCCTCCTCCCTCACGACCGCCGCCGGCGGCCTGGACGCCGATCGTGTCGACGCCCTGGTCGACGCGCTCGCCAAGCACCACGGCGGGGGTGAGAAGGAGGTCGTGCTGGTCTCCTCCGGTGCCATCGCCGCCGGTCTCGCCCCGCTCGGTCTGCGCCGCCGCCCCCGCGACCTGGCCCGGCAGCAGGCCGCCGCCAGCGTCGGCCAGGGCCTCCTCGTCGCCCGCTACACCGCCTCCTTCGCCCGCTACGGGATCCGCGTCGGACAGGTGCTGCTCACCTCGGACGACACCAGCAGGCGCGCCCACCACCGCAACGCCTCCCGCACGCTGGACAAGCTCCTGGCGATGGGCGCGCTGCCGGTCGTCAACGAGAACGACACGGTTGCCACGGACGAGATCCGCTTCGGCGACAACGACCGGCTCGCCGCCCTCGTCGCCCACCTCGTCCACGCGGACCTGCTGGTACTGCTCTCCGACGTGGACGGCGTCTACGACGGCGACCCCGGCAGGCCCGGCACCTCGCGGATATCGCAGGTACGGGGGCCCGCCGATCTCGAGGGCGTCGAGATCGGCAGCGCGGGCCGGGCCGGCGTGGGCACGGGAGGCATGGTCACCAAGGTGGAGGCGGCCCGGATCGCGGCGGCGGCCGGCATCCCCGTCGTCCTGACCAGCGCGGTGCACGCCGCCGAGGCGCTGGCCGGGGGCGACACCGGCACGTACTTCCACCCCACCGGCAAGCGCTCCGCCGACCGGCTGCTCTGGCTCCAGCACGCCTCCGCCCCCCAGGGGGCGCTGATCCTCGACGACGGGGCCGTCCGCGCGGTCGTCGAGGGCCGCAAGTCGCTGCTGCCCGCGGGCATCGCGGGCGCCGAGGGCGACTTCACGGCGGGTGACCCGGTGGAGCTGCGCGACGGCACGGGCCGGGCCGTGGCGCGCGGACTCGTCAACTTCGACGCCAAGGAGATCCCCCGTCTGATCGGCCGCTCGACCCGCGAGCTGGCGCGCGAACTGGGACCGGCGTACGAGCGGGAGGTCGTGCACCGCGACGACCTGGTCCTGCTGGAGGCGTAA
- the obgE gene encoding GTPase ObgE, which produces MTTFVDRVELHVAAGNGGHGCASVHREKFKPLGGPDGGNGGRGGDVILTVDQSVTTLLDYHHSPHRKATGGKPGEGGNRSGKDGQDLVLPVPDGTVVLDRAGNVLADLVGHGTSYVAAQGGRGGLGNAALASARRKAPGFALLGVPGDLQDIVLELKTVADVALVGYPSAGKSSLISVLSAAKPKIADYPFTTLVPNLGVVTAGSTVYTVADVPGLIPGASQGKGLGLEFLRHVERCSVLVHVLDTATLESERDPLSDLDVIEAELRQYGGLDDRPRIVVLNKIDVPDGKDLAEMVRPDLEERGYRVFEVSAVAHTGLRELSFALAELVARARAARPKEEATRIVIRPKAVDDSGFTVTQEESEGEPLFRVRGEKPERWVRQTDFNNDEAVGYLADRLNRLGVEEALMKAGARTGDGVAIGPEDNAVVFDWEPTVMAGAEMLGRRGEDHRFEAPRPAAQRRRDREAERDESLREYDDFEPF; this is translated from the coding sequence ATGACCACCTTCGTGGACCGCGTCGAGCTGCACGTCGCCGCGGGTAACGGAGGCCACGGCTGTGCCTCCGTCCACCGTGAGAAGTTCAAGCCGCTCGGCGGCCCGGACGGCGGCAACGGCGGCCGGGGCGGCGATGTGATCCTCACCGTCGACCAGTCCGTGACCACGCTGCTCGACTACCACCACTCGCCGCACCGCAAGGCCACGGGCGGCAAGCCCGGCGAGGGCGGCAACCGCTCCGGCAAGGACGGCCAGGACCTCGTCCTGCCGGTCCCCGACGGCACCGTGGTGCTCGACCGGGCGGGCAACGTCCTTGCCGACCTCGTCGGCCACGGCACGTCCTACGTCGCCGCCCAGGGCGGCCGCGGCGGCCTCGGCAACGCGGCGCTCGCCTCCGCGCGGCGCAAGGCCCCCGGCTTCGCGCTGCTCGGCGTGCCGGGCGACCTCCAGGACATCGTGCTGGAGCTCAAGACCGTCGCCGACGTGGCGCTGGTCGGCTACCCGAGCGCCGGCAAGTCCTCGCTGATCTCCGTGCTGAGCGCGGCGAAGCCGAAGATCGCCGACTACCCGTTCACGACGCTCGTCCCGAACCTGGGCGTGGTGACGGCGGGCTCCACCGTCTACACCGTCGCGGATGTGCCCGGGCTCATCCCGGGCGCCAGCCAGGGCAAGGGGCTGGGCCTGGAGTTCCTGCGCCACGTGGAGCGGTGCAGCGTGCTCGTGCACGTCCTGGACACCGCGACGCTGGAGTCCGAGCGCGACCCGCTCTCCGACCTCGACGTCATCGAGGCGGAGCTGCGTCAGTACGGCGGTCTGGACGACCGGCCGCGGATCGTCGTCCTCAACAAGATCGACGTGCCCGACGGCAAGGACCTCGCGGAGATGGTGCGGCCGGACCTGGAGGAGCGGGGTTACCGCGTCTTCGAGGTGTCCGCGGTCGCCCACACGGGGCTGCGGGAGCTGTCCTTCGCGCTGGCGGAGCTCGTCGCGCGGGCGCGGGCGGCCCGGCCGAAGGAGGAGGCGACCCGTATCGTCATCCGGCCCAAGGCGGTCGACGACTCCGGCTTCACGGTCACCCAGGAGGAGTCCGAGGGCGAGCCGCTGTTCCGGGTGCGGGGCGAGAAGCCCGAGCGGTGGGTGCGGCAGACCGACTTCAACAACGACGAGGCGGTCGGCTACCTCGCCGACCGGCTGAACCGGCTCGGGGTGGAAGAGGCCCTGATGAAGGCCGGCGCCCGCACGGGCGACGGCGTCGCGATCGGGCCGGAGGACAACGCGGTCGTCTTCGACTGGGAGCCGACGGTGATGGCGGGGGCGGAGATGCTCGGCCGGCGTGGCGAGGACCACCGGTTCGAGGCGCCGCGGCCGGCGGCGCAGCGGCGCCGTGACCGGGAGGCGGAGCGGGACGAGTCGCTCCGCGAGTACGACGACTTCGAACCGTTCTAA
- the rpmA gene encoding 50S ribosomal protein L27 yields the protein MAHKKGASSTRNGRDSNAQRLGVKRFGGQVVNAGEIIVRQRGTHFHPGSGVGRGGDDTLFALQAGAVEFGTSRGRKVVNIVPVG from the coding sequence ATGGCACACAAGAAGGGCGCATCGTCCACCCGGAACGGTCGCGACTCCAACGCCCAGCGGCTCGGCGTGAAGCGCTTCGGCGGTCAGGTCGTGAACGCCGGTGAGATCATCGTCCGCCAGCGCGGCACCCACTTCCACCCGGGCAGCGGCGTCGGCCGCGGCGGCGACGACACGCTGTTCGCGCTCCAGGCCGGTGCGGTGGAGTTCGGCACCAGCCGTGGCCGCAAGGTCGTGAACATCGTCCCGGTCGGCTGA
- the rplU gene encoding 50S ribosomal protein L21, whose amino-acid sequence MYAIVRSGGRQHKVAVGDIVEVDKISTAKVGDTVELSTLLVVDGDSVTSDPWVLAGIKVQAEVVDHHKGQKIDILRYKNKTGYRRRQGHRQQYTAIKVTEIPAAAK is encoded by the coding sequence GTGTACGCCATCGTGCGCAGCGGTGGTCGCCAGCACAAGGTTGCTGTCGGCGACATCGTCGAGGTTGACAAGATTTCCACCGCCAAGGTGGGCGACACGGTCGAGCTCTCGACCCTGCTCGTCGTCGACGGCGACTCCGTGACCAGCGACCCGTGGGTGCTGGCCGGCATCAAGGTCCAGGCCGAGGTCGTGGACCACCACAAGGGCCAGAAGATCGACATTCTGCGCTACAAGAACAAGACCGGCTACCGCCGTCGTCAGGGCCACCGCCAGCAGTACACGGCGATCAAGGTCACTGAGATCCCCGCGGCTGCGAAGTAA
- a CDS encoding Rne/Rng family ribonuclease, with amino-acid sequence MLEPIEPAEGSATNNSHAAGTPSDTLPPRRRRRAASRPAGPPVAASETTPEITDTAAPAAAEDDAEEAALARTETAAVSDAAAQETAAVADAATAADAAPPRARRRATRKVSAPAGAPEGAEAAETVVTAAADDSGAAGETPAATAATDTSGDAAEAAPPRARRRATRRASAPTGAPQTAAAGETATSAPAEVAPAAPGDGDEAASVAAAADDAEAPTEAAPPRTRRRATRRASAPAGAPQAVEAPAADQPVSAETPVTAETPVAAEISVESVPGAQAAEAEDAGSRRSRRRATRRASAPAGAPEERVEAPVTADDADTAPEPGTLAAPPEVGDALAAEETGPRRRRRAVRKAATGFAAPAQPAGRRGAGEETDEGSRRPKRPAVAVFQAPVFTEPMFQTPERAAAAAAAEARQEQQEQPERTERPAEPVAEEETGGSRRRRRRRGGADGDEAPVAAQPAEKAEEPEDEPEAAEDATATDIDADADDGDGDDNEETGSRRRRRRGGRRRRRGEAADGDAGDGDDAEDVAAAQAAQDAEDTAEQTTEDAEDAEDDSRGDQGGSSSGTRRRRRRRRRAGDGAGEGESSADDPERTVVKVREPRKASEPVDEVQSIKGSTRLEAKKQRRREGREQGRRRVPIITEAEFLARREAVERVMVVRQSGERTQIGVLEDNVLVEHYVNKEQAVSYVGNVYLGKVQNVLPSMEAAFIDIGKGRNAVLYAGEVNFEALGMSGGPRRIESALKSGQSVLVQVTKDPIGHKGARLTSQVSLPGRYLVYVPEGSMTGISRKLPDTERARLKSILKKVVPEDAGVIVRTAAEGASEDELRRDVERLQAQWEEIKKKSRNGGSAPTLLYGEPDMTVRVVRDIFNEDFSKVVVSGDEAWETIHGYVSHVAPDLAPRLSRWTSETDVFATYRIDEQLAKALDRKVWLPSGGSLVIDRTEAMVVIDVNTGKFTGQGGNLEETVTRNNLEAAEEIVRQLRLRDLGGIIVVDFIDMVLESNRDLVLRRLLECLGRDRTKHQVAEVTSLGLVQMTRKRVGQGLLESFSETCVHCNGRGVIVHLDQPGTSGGGGGGKRRKRGRGGADQAHEHETHEHGTQTAAETAVEESAPEPVTEQRPAAATEVPEFTPDEELYSSVAEAEAAATRGRSRRRATRRASAPAGAPKRAVAEPEAPTAQDVTVEEEAARPVRPEPAEAAHAEPAAAEDPVVEAAEAAEAVEPAAPKGRTRRRAVRKVSAPASAPEEAVVTVTEPVAAPAPAEAPEPEQPAAEPAAESAAPARPRRRAVRKATAPTSSEDAAVVVVPSAEAPAEEAGAAEEAPAKKAARKTAKKATAKKAATKKTTAKKTAAKKTAAKKTTTKKAAAKKSTAKKTAAATEPGQPTVSASTDD; translated from the coding sequence ATGCTCGAACCGATCGAACCCGCCGAGGGTTCCGCAACCAACAACTCCCACGCTGCCGGCACCCCCAGCGACACGCTGCCGCCGCGCCGCAGGCGCCGCGCCGCGTCCCGCCCGGCGGGTCCGCCGGTCGCGGCGTCGGAGACGACGCCGGAGATCACGGACACCGCGGCGCCGGCCGCCGCGGAGGACGACGCCGAAGAGGCCGCCCTCGCCCGCACGGAGACGGCGGCGGTGAGCGACGCCGCGGCACAGGAGACGGCCGCCGTCGCGGACGCCGCCACCGCCGCTGACGCCGCGCCGCCGCGCGCGCGGCGCCGTGCGACCCGCAAGGTGTCCGCGCCCGCCGGGGCCCCGGAGGGGGCCGAGGCCGCCGAGACGGTGGTGACTGCGGCGGCCGACGATTCCGGTGCGGCCGGGGAGACCCCGGCCGCGACCGCCGCGACCGACACCTCCGGTGACGCCGCCGAGGCCGCGCCGCCGCGTGCGCGTCGGCGTGCGACCCGCCGGGCGTCCGCGCCCACGGGTGCGCCGCAGACGGCGGCCGCCGGTGAAACGGCGACGTCCGCGCCCGCCGAGGTGGCGCCCGCGGCGCCGGGCGACGGCGACGAAGCCGCGTCCGTCGCGGCCGCCGCCGACGACGCCGAGGCGCCCACCGAGGCCGCTCCGCCGCGTACGCGGCGGCGGGCCACCCGCCGGGCGTCCGCGCCCGCCGGTGCGCCGCAGGCGGTCGAGGCACCCGCCGCCGACCAGCCGGTGTCCGCGGAGACCCCCGTCACCGCCGAGACCCCCGTCGCCGCCGAGATCTCCGTCGAGTCCGTCCCCGGCGCCCAGGCCGCCGAGGCCGAGGACGCCGGTTCCCGGCGCAGCCGCCGCCGCGCCACCCGCCGGGCCTCCGCGCCCGCCGGTGCCCCCGAGGAGCGCGTGGAGGCGCCCGTGACCGCCGACGACGCCGACACCGCCCCGGAGCCCGGCACCCTCGCCGCGCCGCCCGAGGTCGGTGACGCCCTCGCCGCCGAGGAGACCGGCCCCCGCCGTCGGCGCCGTGCCGTCCGCAAGGCCGCCACCGGCTTCGCCGCCCCCGCCCAGCCCGCCGGACGGCGGGGCGCGGGCGAGGAGACGGACGAGGGCTCGCGGCGCCCCAAGCGGCCCGCCGTCGCCGTCTTCCAGGCGCCCGTGTTCACCGAACCGATGTTCCAGACCCCGGAGCGCGCTGCCGCCGCCGCGGCCGCCGAGGCCCGGCAGGAGCAGCAGGAACAGCCCGAGCGGACCGAGCGGCCGGCCGAGCCCGTCGCCGAGGAGGAGACCGGCGGTTCGCGCCGCCGCCGTCGCCGCCGTGGCGGTGCGGACGGCGACGAGGCGCCGGTCGCCGCGCAGCCCGCCGAGAAGGCGGAGGAGCCCGAGGACGAGCCGGAGGCGGCCGAGGACGCCACCGCCACCGACATCGACGCCGACGCCGACGACGGCGACGGCGACGACAACGAGGAGACCGGTTCCCGCCGGCGCCGCCGCCGCGGTGGCCGCCGTCGCCGCCGGGGCGAGGCCGCCGACGGCGACGCGGGCGACGGGGACGACGCCGAGGACGTCGCCGCGGCGCAGGCCGCGCAGGACGCCGAGGACACCGCCGAGCAGACCACCGAGGACGCCGAGGACGCCGAGGACGACTCCCGCGGCGACCAGGGCGGCAGCTCCAGCGGCACCCGCCGTCGCCGCCGCCGGCGCCGCCGCGCGGGCGACGGCGCCGGCGAGGGCGAGTCGTCCGCCGACGACCCCGAGCGCACGGTCGTCAAGGTCCGCGAGCCCCGCAAGGCGAGCGAGCCCGTCGACGAGGTGCAGTCCATCAAGGGCTCCACGCGCCTCGAGGCCAAGAAGCAGCGCCGCCGCGAGGGCCGCGAGCAGGGCCGCCGGCGCGTCCCGATCATCACCGAGGCCGAGTTCCTGGCCCGCCGCGAGGCCGTCGAGCGCGTGATGGTGGTCCGGCAGAGCGGCGAGCGCACGCAGATCGGCGTCCTCGAGGACAACGTGCTCGTCGAGCACTACGTCAACAAGGAACAGGCCGTCTCGTACGTCGGCAACGTCTACCTCGGCAAGGTGCAGAACGTGCTGCCGTCGATGGAGGCCGCCTTCATCGACATCGGCAAGGGCCGCAACGCCGTGCTCTACGCCGGTGAGGTCAACTTCGAGGCGCTCGGCATGTCGGGCGGCCCGCGCCGCATCGAGTCCGCGCTGAAGTCCGGGCAGTCCGTCCTGGTCCAGGTCACCAAGGACCCGATCGGCCACAAGGGCGCCCGCCTCACCAGCCAGGTCTCGCTGCCCGGCCGCTACCTGGTCTACGTGCCCGAGGGCTCGATGACCGGCATCAGCCGCAAGCTGCCCGACACCGAGCGGGCCCGGCTGAAGAGCATCCTCAAGAAGGTCGTCCCCGAGGACGCGGGCGTCATCGTGCGCACCGCCGCCGAGGGCGCCAGCGAGGACGAGCTGCGCCGCGACGTCGAGCGGCTCCAGGCGCAGTGGGAGGAGATCAAGAAGAAGTCCAGGAACGGCGGCAGTGCCCCGACGCTGCTGTACGGCGAGCCGGACATGACCGTCCGGGTCGTGCGGGACATCTTCAACGAGGACTTCTCCAAGGTCGTCGTCAGCGGCGACGAGGCCTGGGAGACGATCCACGGCTACGTCTCCCACGTCGCCCCGGACCTCGCGCCGCGCCTGTCGCGGTGGACGAGCGAGACCGACGTCTTCGCCACGTACCGGATCGACGAGCAGCTCGCCAAGGCGCTGGACCGCAAGGTCTGGCTGCCCAGCGGCGGTTCGCTGGTGATCGACCGGACCGAGGCGATGGTCGTCATCGACGTCAACACCGGCAAGTTCACCGGTCAGGGCGGCAACCTCGAGGAGACCGTCACCAGGAACAACCTGGAGGCGGCCGAGGAGATCGTGCGCCAGCTGCGGCTGCGCGACCTCGGCGGCATCATCGTCGTCGACTTCATCGACATGGTGCTGGAGTCCAACCGGGACCTGGTGCTGCGGCGCCTGCTGGAGTGCCTGGGCCGGGACCGTACGAAGCACCAGGTGGCCGAGGTGACCTCGCTCGGCCTGGTGCAGATGACCCGCAAGCGGGTCGGCCAGGGTCTGCTGGAGTCGTTCTCCGAGACCTGCGTGCACTGCAACGGGCGCGGTGTCATCGTGCACCTGGACCAGCCGGGCACGTCCGGCGGCGGTGGCGGCGGCAAGCGCCGCAAGCGCGGCCGCGGCGGGGCCGACCAGGCCCACGAGCACGAGACGCACGAGCACGGCACGCAGACGGCGGCGGAGACCGCGGTCGAGGAGAGCGCGCCCGAGCCGGTGACCGAGCAGCGGCCGGCCGCCGCGACCGAGGTGCCCGAGTTCACGCCCGACGAGGAGCTGTACAGCAGCGTCGCCGAGGCGGAGGCCGCGGCCACCCGGGGCCGTTCGCGGCGCCGGGCGACCCGGCGGGCGTCCGCCCCGGCGGGCGCGCCGAAGCGGGCCGTCGCCGAGCCCGAGGCGCCGACGGCGCAGGACGTGACCGTCGAGGAAGAGGCCGCGCGTCCGGTCCGCCCGGAGCCGGCCGAGGCCGCGCACGCCGAGCCGGCTGCCGCGGAGGACCCGGTGGTCGAGGCCGCCGAGGCCGCCGAGGCCGTCGAGCCGGCCGCCCCCAAGGGCCGTACGCGCCGCCGGGCCGTCCGCAAGGTGTCGGCGCCCGCGTCCGCGCCCGAGGAGGCCGTGGTGACGGTCACCGAGCCGGTGGCCGCCCCCGCGCCGGCCGAGGCGCCCGAGCCGGAGCAGCCGGCGGCGGAGCCGGCCGCCGAGAGCGCGGCCCCGGCCCGTCCGCGCCGCCGTGCCGTCCGCAAGGCCACCGCGCCGACCTCGTCCGAGGACGCGGCCGTCGTGGTCGTCCCGTCCGCGGAGGCCCCGGCGGAGGAGGCCGGGGCGGCGGAGGAGGCCCCGGCCAAGAAGGCGGCCCGCAAGACCGCCAAGAAGGCCACGGCGAAGAAGGCCGCGACGAAGAAGACGACGGCCAAGAAGACCGCCGCGAAGAAGACCGCCGCCAAGAAGACGACGACGAAGAAGGCGGCGGCCAAGAAGTCGACGGCGAAGAAGACGGCGGCGGCGACGGAGCCGGGGCAGCCGACGGTGTCGGCGTCCACGGACGACTGA
- a CDS encoding TIGR03936 family radical SAM-associated protein encodes MQRIRLRYTKRGRLRFTSHRDFQRAFERALRRAEVPMAYSAGFTPHPKVSYANAAPTGTGSEAEYLEIALTEPRDPDTLRALLDASLPTGLDVLEAVEARTSGLADRLTASVWELRLDGVAPADAERAVAAFAAAGSVEVQRRTKNGLRTFDARPAVLRLETHPSQADRPNDRPCAILRLVVRHVTPAVRPDDVLSGLRAVADLAPPVPAAVTRLAQGLLDEETGTVTDPLAPDREAITAAPAASVGAAEAAASAPVPEGSA; translated from the coding sequence GTGCAGCGCATCCGACTGCGCTACACCAAGCGCGGCCGCCTCCGGTTCACCAGCCACCGTGACTTCCAGCGCGCCTTCGAGCGTGCGCTGCGCCGCGCCGAGGTACCCATGGCGTACTCGGCGGGGTTCACGCCGCATCCGAAGGTGTCGTACGCCAATGCCGCACCCACCGGCACGGGCAGTGAGGCGGAGTACCTGGAGATCGCGCTCACCGAGCCGCGCGACCCGGACACCCTGCGCGCGCTCCTCGACGCGTCCCTGCCCACCGGGCTGGACGTGCTCGAGGCGGTCGAGGCCCGCACCTCGGGCCTCGCCGACCGGCTCACGGCCTCCGTGTGGGAACTGCGCCTGGACGGCGTGGCGCCCGCGGACGCCGAGCGCGCGGTCGCGGCCTTCGCCGCGGCCGGGTCCGTCGAGGTCCAGCGCCGTACGAAGAACGGCCTGCGCACCTTTGACGCACGTCCGGCCGTGCTACGGCTCGAAACGCACCCTTCGCAGGCCGATAGGCCGAACGACCGGCCCTGTGCGATACTGCGGCTGGTTGTTCGGCACGTGACGCCTGCCGTACGACCCGACGACGTCCTGTCCGGTCTCCGCGCCGTGGCCGACCTGGCGCCGCCGGTCCCCGCAGCGGTGACCAGGCTGGCGCAGGGGCTGCTCGATGAAGAGACCGGCACGGTGACCGACCCGCTCGCGCCCGACCGCGAGGCGATCACGGCCGCCCCGGCCGCTTCAGTGGGGGCCGCCGAAGCCGCCGCGTCGGCGCCGGTGCCGGAAGGTTCCGCGTAG
- a CDS encoding restriction endonuclease produces the protein MSRRSNGLAGMWAEAQRQQQRGLEARARQQREYERRQRAYEREVNRSRREQQAAYRQQREAEARRRTEELDAQVEALQGLLVAGCRAPAFRAGALGRAEELEPFAPGPLAQPVAMPDPNQYQAGAGWGAGRRAQAQAEARARFEHDWHAAQAAEAQRQRQLAEYRRQYDAWAAARLAEIRAHNAGIAQLGEALRAADPEAAVEYFSAALYASSAWPEGFPRQVAAAYDPAARQLVLNWELPRYDIVPETKLVRYLPGSDQDKEAPRPATQRRALYREVLAQSALLVLHELFAADEFGALESVAFNGFVDDHDPATGRRTEFFLVTVMAPKSLFAGLRLEQVSPVDCLTDALHGQLSSRPDQYTPVRPGRRPEEVGGGVVTHGGEEEPDLFAMDPLRFEALVAELFRAMGMQAVTTQRSNDGGVDVDALDPTPIRGGSLVVQVKRYKNTVPPTAVRDLYGTVQSLGANKGVLVTTSGFGPGSHTFAHGKPLELVSGPELVDLLHRHGLRGRLGDGGGGAPTGAPGPGGGRVPAPRSESPAPAADSGTDDYNVLGMSWTGGVALDVCALVCHGNRVLSDDHFVFFNNPRTPDGTVRALPATTPDRAALRVAFDALPEPADRLVLVAAVDPAVDPGADLSGFTDAGIRLLDPDRTELARLEVSDGRPGETALTLGSFRRRPGGDWDFVLGGKGYRGGLEDLLRDYGIDVE, from the coding sequence ATGAGTCGTCGCTCCAACGGATTGGCCGGGATGTGGGCCGAGGCGCAGCGTCAGCAGCAGCGGGGGCTGGAGGCGCGGGCCAGGCAGCAGCGGGAGTACGAACGCCGGCAGCGGGCGTACGAGCGTGAGGTGAACCGCAGCCGGCGTGAGCAGCAGGCGGCGTACCGGCAGCAGCGCGAGGCGGAGGCGCGGCGCCGCACGGAGGAGCTGGACGCGCAGGTCGAGGCGTTGCAGGGGCTGCTTGTCGCCGGCTGCCGGGCACCGGCGTTCCGGGCGGGGGCGCTGGGGCGGGCGGAGGAGCTGGAGCCGTTCGCGCCGGGGCCGTTGGCCCAGCCGGTCGCGATGCCCGATCCGAACCAGTATCAGGCGGGGGCCGGTTGGGGCGCGGGGCGCCGGGCACAGGCTCAGGCGGAGGCGCGGGCCCGGTTCGAACACGACTGGCACGCCGCGCAGGCGGCCGAGGCGCAGCGGCAGCGCCAACTGGCGGAGTACCGGCGGCAGTACGACGCGTGGGCGGCGGCCCGGCTCGCGGAGATACGCGCGCACAACGCGGGGATCGCACAGCTGGGCGAGGCCCTGCGGGCGGCGGACCCGGAGGCGGCCGTCGAGTACTTCTCGGCCGCGCTGTACGCCTCCTCCGCCTGGCCGGAGGGGTTCCCGCGCCAGGTCGCGGCGGCCTACGACCCGGCCGCCCGGCAGCTCGTCCTCAACTGGGAGCTGCCGCGGTACGACATCGTGCCGGAGACGAAGCTGGTGCGGTATCTGCCCGGCTCCGACCAGGACAAGGAGGCGCCCCGCCCGGCCACCCAGCGGCGGGCGCTGTACCGCGAGGTGCTCGCGCAGAGCGCGCTCCTCGTGCTGCACGAGCTGTTCGCGGCCGACGAGTTCGGCGCGCTGGAGTCGGTGGCGTTCAACGGGTTCGTGGACGACCACGATCCGGCGACGGGCCGGCGCACGGAGTTCTTCCTGGTCACGGTCATGGCCCCGAAGTCCCTGTTCGCCGGTCTGCGTCTGGAGCAGGTCAGCCCGGTGGACTGTCTGACGGACGCGTTGCACGGCCAGCTCTCCTCCCGCCCGGACCAGTACACCCCCGTACGGCCGGGCCGGCGTCCGGAGGAGGTCGGCGGCGGGGTCGTCACGCACGGCGGGGAGGAGGAACCGGACCTCTTCGCGATGGATCCGCTGCGCTTCGAGGCTCTGGTCGCGGAGCTGTTCCGGGCGATGGGCATGCAGGCGGTGACGACGCAGCGGTCGAACGACGGCGGCGTGGACGTCGACGCGCTGGACCCGACGCCGATCCGCGGCGGCTCGCTCGTGGTGCAGGTCAAGCGGTACAAGAACACCGTCCCGCCGACGGCCGTCCGCGACCTGTACGGCACGGTGCAGTCCCTCGGCGCCAACAAGGGCGTCCTGGTCACGACGTCCGGCTTCGGCCCCGGCTCGCACACCTTCGCCCACGGCAAGCCGCTGGAGCTGGTCTCCGGCCCCGAGCTGGTGGACCTGCTGCACCGGCACGGGCTGCGCGGCCGGCTGGGCGACGGCGGCGGGGGAGCGCCCACCGGGGCGCCGGGCCCGGGCGGCGGCCGGGTGCCCGCGCCGCGCAGTGAATCTCCGGCACCTGCCGCCGACTCCGGCACCGACGACTACAACGTGCTCGGCATGTCCTGGACCGGCGGCGTCGCCCTGGACGTGTGCGCGCTCGTCTGCCACGGCAACCGGGTGCTGAGCGACGACCACTTCGTCTTCTTCAACAACCCGCGCACCCCGGACGGCACGGTCCGCGCGCTGCCCGCCACCACGCCGGACCGGGCCGCGCTGCGGGTCGCCTTCGACGCGCTGCCGGAGCCCGCCGACCGGCTCGTGCTGGTCGCCGCGGTCGACCCGGCCGTCGACCCCGGCGCGGACCTGTCCGGCTTCACGGACGCCGGCATCCGCCTGCTGGACCCGGACCGCACGGAACTGGCCCGCCTGGAGGTCTCCGACGGCCGCCCCGGCGAAACGGCCCTCACCCTCGGCTCGTTCCGCCGCCGCCCGGGCGGCGACTGGGACTTCGTCCTGGGCGGCAAGGGCTACCGCGGCGGCCTGGAGGACCTGCTGCGGGACTACGGGATCGACGTGGAGTAG